In Hyphomicrobium denitrificans 1NES1, one DNA window encodes the following:
- the hypA gene encoding hydrogenase maturation nickel metallochaperone HypA produces the protein MHEMAISESIVGILEEEARRQNFARVKKVRLEIGALVGIEQDALRFSFDVVTKGTLAEDAVLEIIATQARAWCMSCERVAVINHRYDVCPICGGQQLQVEAGDEMRIKDLEVD, from the coding sequence ATGCACGAGATGGCCATCTCCGAGAGCATCGTTGGTATTCTGGAGGAAGAAGCCCGCCGCCAGAATTTCGCGCGCGTGAAGAAGGTGCGGCTCGAGATCGGGGCTCTGGTGGGGATTGAGCAAGATGCGCTGCGCTTCTCGTTCGACGTCGTCACCAAGGGAACGCTGGCAGAGGACGCCGTATTGGAGATCATCGCCACACAGGCGCGAGCCTGGTGCATGTCGTGCGAGCGCGTAGCGGTGATCAACCACCGGTACGATGTCTGCCCGATCTGCGGGGGACAGCAGTTGCAGGTCGAGGCGGGTGACGAGATGAGGATCAAGGATCTGGAGGTCGACTGA